The Pyrus communis chromosome 5, drPyrComm1.1, whole genome shotgun sequence region GTCTAGTAGGCTGGCCCGTGGTCCTGGAATCAATCCATCAGCTAGAAGGGGGCCTCCTATGGAATTCAGTCCAAGAGGATCGACTATGTTATCTTCACCTAATGCCCATATGGGTGGTTTCCGTGGGATGCCTGCTCAGGTTCGTGGTTATGGCAGTCAGGATGTCCGTACAGATGAAAGACATTCTTATGAGAGTAGGACCTTGTCAGTTCCCTTGACACAAAGACCGATTGGTGATGATTCTATAACTTTGGGTCCCCAGGGTGGTCTTGCCAGAGGAATGTCCATCAGAGGACCACCATCAATGTCGGCTGCTCCTTTGGCTGAGATGCCTCCCAGTGCTGTCGATTCTAGGAGGATGACTGCTGGTTCGAATGGTTTCAGTTCTCTTTCAGAGCAGACAACTTACAACGCAAGGGAGGATCCTGTGCCAAGATATATGCCAGATAGATTTTCAGGTCCAGCTGCTTATGATCAGTCAAGTGTGTCAGAGCGTAATTTAAGTTTTGGTGGTAGGGACATGAGGAGTTCAGATCATAGAACTCTTCCAACTTCACCACCCACACGTGCACATGGAGCAACTTTAACACAAAATGTTCCTTCAGAAAATGTATTGACAGAAGACCATCTTAGAGATATGTCTTTGGCAGcaattaaagaattttacaGGTATATTCTTATTTTTGAGAGAGCAGTCCTTTCTtattacttttttcttttgggttaaGAAATTCTTGTCTCATGCATGCTTTAGAGTGTTCTaatttgtttatgttattttcttaGTTCAATGCATCTTTCAGATGTGATAGTTCTCTGCATGCTAAAATAATCTGCCTATGATTTGCTTAATGTGATTTTGTATTCGTTCTGTGTCTATGGGGAATGGATAGGACTAAGGAGCAATGGTTGGTCATCTGtcaatttttttggtcaacTTCAAGTTGCATAAATAGAATCGGGATTGTTTCTCTGGCATTGAATGGACCCCACAGGTGGAACAGAAGacagaaaggaaaataaaaaaaacaatataagtaAAGGAGTTGAGTTAGTTGTGATGGATTTTGTTGTGCGATTACTTGTATGCTATGTTGTAAAGTGGTATACACAATTCGTTCGGACTCTCGGAAATGTAGTTGGTAGAATATGGGATCCATAAGCCAAGCTCAAGTGGCATGGGATGAGTGAGGTGTACGTAGAGGTcctaattttaaatatttgttttggaaaagaaaataaaataatgcagGCGGTAAGATTGATTACTATCTACTCTTAACATTCCTCCTGATAACTAACTCATCTGTAATTGTTAGAGCTCAGTTGGAAAACTCACTTCTTATGCAGTTGACCAGTTGTTTTAGTTAAACCATATGATTGCAATTGTTCAAATCGTTAtgttttttcacatctgttgaAAAATATACTTTAGGGTTTCTCTGCATAAATAATGCAGATATGGCAATAAATAAGTTTGGATCATTTTATGCTGTTGAAGATGAAAatctttttttatcttttgtcaCGGATGTCTTAATTTTTAGGAGGGGTATCCTCTTAATTTTTTGCTGAATTTATTGTTGTGCGTTCACGGATATTGAGAAACCTTGGGAAGTTATTTTGGCATGGAGAATTGTAGACTTTGTACAACATTTGACCTGCTACTTTGGAAACTTCTAGGTTGACTTGAATGCAGTGAGTGCAATGACAAGTAATGTGATATCTAAATGTGTATGGTTTAATTGTGGCCGGTCATGTTTCCCCgggttcttctttcttcttaccATATTAAAACAACTCAttctcttttatttcttctaaaaataaaaaaaaataaaaaaaaaagaactcatTCTTGCCCTGATGCATCCATTTGATGTCAGAATCAGACCTATGTATGGTGGATGATCTTAATCTTTGGCATTTAAAGATTTAGTATATATTGTTGATGTTCAATCATTGGCTTTCCAAGAACTCATCTTAGATGGTGTTCTACatatatggttttttattttaattatataattacgGGAAAGCAAGCAGAACTGTTCTAAAAGAATGGATCCATTTTGGAATAGGAGGTCTGCAgtggtttattattatttttacgcACCTCATATGTGGTTTATGTTGTTGACAGTAATAACTGTAGCATTGTCTTTACATGGGTGTGATGTATTATACAACTTCCTAAAACTCTCGTTAAAGATTTTTCATATGCTCTTCctcaattttgttttccttcataTTTTCAGTGCTCGAGACGAGAAGGAGGTTGCTTTATGCATTAAAGAGCTGAACTCACCAAGCTTCCATCCGTCGATTATATCTCTTTGGGTCACAGACTCTTTTGAGAGGAAGGACACTGAAAGACATCTCTTGGCAAAGCTTCTAGTCAAGCTTACAAAGACCCATGATGGAACTTTGAGTCAGCCTCAGCTCATCAAAGGGTAGGAAAAGTTTACATGTGCGTTTGGATATTGAAATTGACGGTCTTCTCGGTATTGTGCGTTTTtctattatttaatttcttattttatctGCTCAGGTTTGAAGCTGTTCTGTCCACCTTAGAGGATGCAGTGAACGATGCCCCGAGAGCACCGGAGTTTCTTGGCCTTATCTTTGCGAAAGTCATTTTAGAAAATGTCATTTCCTTGAATCAGATTGGCCAATTAATACAAGAGGGTGGAGAGAAGCCAGGGCATCTTCTGAAAGTCGGGCTTGCAGGCAACGTTCTTGGGAGCGTCTTGGAGATTATCAAATCAGAGAAAGGAGATAGCGGTTTGAATGAGATCCGTATGTCCTCCAACTTGCGGTTAGAGACTTTTCGCCCCCCAGATCCTCTCAAATCAAGGATACTAGAGAAATTTATTTAGAGATTAGCGATGCTCGTTGTAATCGTGCTAGAAGGAATTCATGGCTAGTGCTTTTAGTAGGGTTCTGGACGAATttgcaaaaatattttttatggaGGGCACTGGGAAATTTATGTAATGGGATGGGGTGGGGGGGTTAATCATTCTCCATGTTTTAATGTTATTTCTTAACAATATTTCTGCAGTGACGAAaggttcaattgagcatcattttcTCGTCGCTTGTCAATTGTTCTTTCTAGCAATCTTTGTACATCTCAATGCTCCGTTTCTCTTCTTCCGTCGGTTTCTGTAAAGTCTTAGACTGAATGATTTGACTACTTTTGAAGCCTTGGAGTAGGTTCGGTTTTTGATTCCATACAAAGTGAGAGCGAAAGGAGTTTATGGTTCCTCAATAATGTTCAATTGCCTGAAGATCCTCTGATGTTGTTGCTTTCACTCAGGAACAAAGTATGACCAGAATGCCTCGTACCTTTTGCATATGCAATTCATATCATAGGCAGAATCtgtttattgttcaatttatttCCTGTCtcattagaaaagaaaattgcaGTATTAGTCCTTGTATTTGACCTAATTGGAGCTTTGATCCAGAACAATATTCCTTTATGATGTTATTATAACTTctgttcaaaagaaaaaagttttaAGAAGCATTAAGGGACACAAGTTCTAACAACCAACGGTGTAACTTGAAGTACTTGCTCCACATTTTAACAAGTTTGTGGCCAATGCTCatgaatttttaaattaaagaccAAAACTCCAGTTGAGTCAAATTTTTCAAGAACCAATGCTACATCTCTTATCTCATCCATGCTTTAGGAAAAAGATTAGACTCTTGTGGCCACCATTACTTCTTTCTAGTGTTCCTGCTTGCTCGTTGGGAATGAAATGCGCAACGGCAAACTATTGAGTAGCTTGGTATTGACACATTCCGGGTCTTGATAAGAGTAACTCCATCGTAACTTATTGCTTTGCCTATTGGCATCCAAATCCACTCCCTCCCCCTCCCCAAAACACTCCAGCCCACTCGGGCGAGAAGTTAGACAACAATTGCCTAGCCCAGCACCCTGCTTATGTGACGCAAGGCTGACGTCAACCACAATCTAAAATATTCAAACTAttagaaaattataaaataaaataaaaactaattaaaaatattaaaaaattataatttttttagaggaaattgtagcaatggtccctcaactttaacccaattggagccaACTTTATTTTCATGACCATTGATCCCTTAATTTGtcaaaatgtgtagttatgaTCATTTTCCTTAACACCGTCAATAAATCTATTAAATTCAATCATGTGCATGGCACATGAGATTGACTATAGGGGCAATTAAGGAAACATATTATTTCCCAGGTTGAAGTCGATACCATCCCCCAATTGAAACTTCCTCCATGCCCAATTCTCAAATTCCCAACCTGTATTGCAGTAATCAGCTTTTAATGAAGGAAAACAACCGCCGAAATTCAGTTTCAAAGCGGTTATGGACGATGTGGTGTGGAAGAGCTTTACTGCATTAGTATAGAGGAGAAGGGAGAAGGCTTTATTGCACTGGCATAGAGGAGAAAGCACGGAGGAGAAGGCAATTCACTCAACCCGAGAGCAACATGAATAATCTGGAAGCCACTGCCAATGAGGAAAAAGGCCTAGAGGAAAAGCATGGATGTGTTATAGTAGTACCAAGAAGACAAGATGAGGAGGAATGTAATTCCATCGTTGGCAATCTCATGACATCCGACAACTCCATCGTCCTCCGCTAAACTAACCCTGAAATCAAACCTTAAAACACCCAAATTTCCGATTGCAAACCCAAGTGCACTTAGTATTATCAGTTTTGGAGGGATTGAACACTCAAACAACTCAAATAACCCTCCTCGCAAAACCCTATCCAGCCCCCTTTGCTGCGTTCAATCGactccaacccaagggaaaTAATATTTTTCCTTAATTGCCCCTACAGTTAGACTCATGTGCCACGCACGTGATTGATTTTAACAGAACTATTGACGGTGTTAgcaaaaatgaccatagctacacattttgacaAGTTGAAGGACTAATGGTCATGGAAATAAAGTTGAgaaaccattgctacaatttccccctttttctataaatacctgaCCATGTCCTTTCACTTTTAcactacatttcaatatttcaaatactttctaccaatcttttattattatccaaaattaataataaagttagttatcttttattattttataaaataaaaaatgataatattttaatacaactTGTCTAAGGTTATTCAGCTTATGAGTGAAGATGCACTTAAATAGTTACTGTGCATTTAAGAAGATTGAGTTGCTTATTTTCCAAAGAGGCCTTGCTACACTGGAAGTGTTCGAAGAGAGCGAGAGGTAATATTGTAGAAGTGCTGCTTGCTTGGAAGACGAGGGGAGCATGTTTGGTAACAAGTAGATTCAATGTCTTGCATTATGTACGATATTCCTCTAACAAAAGCAGTGTTTTCTCTTGCGTAGCAGCAATTTAAGTGcttaatttctttctttgacaaaattaaaaaaaataaaaataaagtggttaatttctttcatttctATTCTTTACAGTTTTGGACTCAGCTAAGAGAACTATAAAActttaataaacaaaaatgcCGAAAACTCCAAGGATCATAAAATGTTCAACTAAGAAGATTTGCAGTAACACTGcccaacacaaaacacattaacaCTAGTgttcccttctttttcttcaagaaACCAAATTCTGGTAGAATCGGAGTGTAATTGTTTCTACAATCTAATGCAAAACAAAGTTCTAAAGTGATTAGCCAAAAACACAATACAAGATTTTGCTTACATACTAACCTGTTAGGAAGAGAACAGTAACAAGTAAACGGACACAAAATCACAATTTACAATTGCCATTGTTTCAccacaacaataaaaaaatgtgttcatctATTTATTACTCATCAAAGGATTTGTATCCTCCCTCCAGAATCTAGACCTAAATTACCTTTTCTTTtcgcaatatatatatatatatatatgttaatctGCATGTAGACAGAAAAGAATCATAGGGAGAAAGGTTTAGTATACACATCAAATGGCTCGCAGGCAGTTAGTTGCGGTTCCTACCACAAAGCAAACCAAAGCGACGCATCAGGCTGTTAGTATCGTATGACTATAAACCAGCATTTAACTTGAAAACCTAATAAATGTTACGCAAGACAATACCTGTTTTAGCCCGCCAGCAGCACTGCCTCCTGTCAGAAGCATGCTGACTAGGGATGTCACagcaccaccgccaccaccaccaccaccaccaccaaggaGAGATGTTAATCTGCCGCCACCAAggcctccaccaccaccaccacccgtACCTGTACTTCGAATAGTAGAGCGCATAGAATTGAGTATGCTTCCATAGGTACTCGCTTGTCCACGCTCAATTGCTTGGATGAAGCAGAAAGTCATAGCACCTGTTGATGTGATCTTCGATAGAGCCTGTACCCATAAAGCATTTGATCAGATAATGTTCTAGTAGGAGTTTAAACTATAGTTTTACCAACTCTATGTTTTCCCCCAAACTTACTGATGTATCAGCAGACGTCTGATCATCATCACAACCACTGAAGGAAATGACTTCTCCACCGCCTGATCCTTTCCACATGCCCGATGAAGGGCGATGATCCTCCCATACATATCGTCCGCCCCTAAATCAAGAAGTGAAATTATCTATCATAAGAAATCCCATTTTAGATGAGGGGTAATCAAGTAGGTAGACACATTGAAAATCAGGGGAAGAACACAACAGAATTCGAGAATGATGACAATACTCATAAGCACCATGTTTAACTGGACATTATAAGATCATACATGCATAAGTTCAGACAATAGCGAAAGTTCTGCCTTTAGCATATGGAAACTGGCAAACTCACTGGACTCAAACTATAACAGCAGGAACTTAAAGAAAAGACTTTTTAAGGATTTGGttccccatttcttttaaaatacgccCAAACAAGAATTTAATAGTTTGAAGTCTTCGCTCGAAAGGGGCTCAAGGCAAATGCCTTAAGTGTCTAACCTCTGAACTGGCCATTTTTCGGCAGGTCTAGCATGATTACTAGATGGAAGTCCATCTCACCAAAAGTATAATGTTCAGAAATGGAAATTGTTGATTTTTCACATGGTTCCAGTTACTAATGAGACGATACATATGCATACCTGACAAATGTTAATCTACATATCGGGATCAAAATTACCGAAAACTAACCTGTCCATTCTGCAAAGGAAGGGCAAATCTAGTACGGTGCCACTATGACAAGCATCAATTATTGCATGAAGCTTAACCCCGGGTGGAAGGGGCCTTACAATTGCTGCATTTATCTCATCATCAACAATCATACCCTGAGTTTCGAAGTCAAGGGGACAAAGGGTTtcatcaaaaccatcaattTCATCACCATTATAATTCCTCTGCTGTGAACCATGACCAGAGTAATGAAACAGGAGGGAGTCTCCTGGTTGACAGCCTTGTACAAGCCAATGTAATGCCATTCTAATGTTGTATTTGTTCGGAATCTTGGAAGGGTgagtttcttcttctgcagTTCAGAAAATGAGTACAATTTAACACTACgtgtattattaaaaacaagaaCTTGAGATACAATTCACGAAAGGGTTCATAAGGTGAATGACAGCATCTGAAAGAAGTGCAAATGACTGTGTACTTGAATGTTTATAGAACATTGAAAGGACAAAAACTTTGGAAAAGGAAATTGCAATAAAACTAATCCTCCTAAACTATTAGCAGTTCAATCCCAACATAAACATTTGCTTTGTCATTTGGTTAACCTCAAAAAGGGGAGAAGCTTCAATAGATATCAAGGGGGCAAAGGTTATCAAGAAAGAAACCACCAATGATGATCAGGGTAAAGCTACAAGAATGAGTGATTTTTGTGCAACTCAATGACAACAATCCGGAAGTTGCAATATTATCCCGCAAGTTCTGATATAAAATAATCCTGCAAGTGCTAACACAGTAAATGTTCTCCATGTACATATCTACGGTTCTTGACCTAAGGTTCCTATGGACTGTAAAATCTCAGTATGAAAGTCACACAAGCTCCATAAGTCTGATATAGAATAAGCGCATTGAGGATCAAACAATCAAATCAAGCACAACAATTTGTTGCCCAAGTTCCCTGACAGCATTCCTTACGTTGAGCTAATTGTTGGTAACCGTCTTGTTCAGCTAGTGTAGTTGGGAGAAGTAATGTCTTTTATTGTTCGAGGAAGAAAATCAAGAGTCATAGGTGAATACCAATAGGATTCGCCTAATCCGCCCACGAGACCAATGTAGGCAGTTATGAATCTTGTAGAAGTTGGTGACCTACTTCTCATTTCCTGATCTGAGATCGATCATTCAGATAGACGGGGCTAGACTAACAACCACAGGTCACCGTAATACTCATGACCCCTCCCTTTAGCCAGATTAGCTATTGACAATCTTGATAATTAATTGCCAAAGATAAAGCACACATTGCAAATTCAATACCTAGTAGTTCAAAAAATCTTGGGCCATTTTTCCTTTTATCATCAGTGATTAAATCCACACCTTTAACATCACTCATATCTTCCCTTCTCTCCTACCTAAAACTTTTACTTCATCGTAAGATTCTCAGCTGTTTCTTTTCTCATCCGAACCTTCTCACAAAAACTATCCAAATACATAGGAAACAATCCATTTTCCGATTCAAAACTGTCACCAACTAAGAATATTCAGCTGCATTTCTCATCCAAACcttttttttctcacaaatcCTACCCCGAAAGCCGCAACCTTTACGGTCCAAAATATCAAATCAGAAGTCTCTTTTTCACTAGGGcatcttcaaaacatactaattCAAATCATATCACcagaaaccaaaccaaatcacATCGCAAAATTTGCGCCCAACAAAAACAGAACATGTACATGCACACCAAGAGCAAATATTCGGAATTACACACAACATGTTATCTTATGCAAAATCaaattgcatgcatgcatgcatatacgTATACCGGTGAGCATGACAATGCAATCGTCTGGAAACTGGAACTTGTTGATGAGGAGATACCGCATGCACTTGGCATCATTGATGCAACCCTTGAGCTCATGTCTCGAGTACTTATACGAGATCCCGCAGATCACAGCCTTCTTCCGCCCGTGCACGTTGGGGGGAGGGCCTGGAGGCGCGTGACAGTAGGGGGAGGTAGGTGACGGGGCGTGAGAGTAAGGAGCTGGAGGTGGAGGCGCGTGGGAGGCTGGAGGCTGATGGAGGCCACGTGAGTCCGCAATTATAGTGACACCCTGGCAGATTGCGCAGCGGATGGAATCGGCGCCGGGGGGCAGCTGGAGAGGGGTGCGGCAGTGGCAGCAATTCACCAGCATATTATACATGGTGGCGGGTCAAActggaatttggagaaaagggcAGAGGTAGAATGGGAAAAAGTGGGAGCTATGGATTTCTGTGattgttgagagagagagagagagagagagagagagagagagagagagagagggaaactGGGTTTGGATTGGGATTGATGGAAACTGCGAAATTGGATAAATGGAGGGAGAGAGATGCGTGTAAGCTCCCTACGCACgaactagaagaaaaaaaaaaaaaaaagctggaaATACACGTATTGAATTCAAGTAGGgaattcggttttttttttttttttttttttttgtaatggtCTTTCGTTAATGATACAATTAGGGAattctttttaataaaataaataattaaaagacgCAACCGTgtatacaaaattacaaattgtaattttaataaCAATAAAATTGTTATAAATAAGCAAACATTTGCTATAGATTGAATTGTAATGAAATTAATGTATCACTTTGTTTATTCATTTTATACATGTGTCAGacatagaaaataaacataaaagaaGAGAGATGAGGGAaacttgtattattatttttttttttttgtactacTGGTATGATACAAGCATACCTTTATGTATAGAGGTTTTAACCCGACATCTCTTTTAATGCATATAGAAAGCTTACACACTAAAATAgtaaaaatcaaacttttactattgtatgttatgtatgtatgttatgttatgttatgtatgtatgtatgtatgtatattatgCTATGTTATGTATATATGTGAAACCTTATGTTCGAATCTCGAGAATAATAAGTTTGATGTTATTTATTTCTCTTAATCCTTATTGTAAATACATcagattataaaatataaaaaaactagCAGCCAACTAATTAAGTTCGTATTTTTAAGAGAAACtaataaaaaacaaggaaattaaatttcaaaatttaacaaaaaatacttAACCAACTTTACTTAATAGTTAAGACAAAAACAACACATGCCACATATTCCACACGCTGCAAGACACATTTTGTAAATACTGCCTAGGACTTTACTTTAGGCTTGGCTTGTGGCATTTTTACAACGAATGGGCTTCAAGATGTAGTTGGACTTGTACGTGAGGTTTTTGGGCTGTAACAATTGGCATGATATGTGGAATTAGACTTTATATTTGGATTGAAAGTAgagaaaatatggtatgaacttattttcatgaaatttgttgtttaaaagttgaaattattttcatgaaatttgctTTGTGATGGCCAAATCGAAAGCCCTTAATGTTTATACCGAACTTCTTTCATTAAAAAGTTGCAAATTAAGCTttacaaatttcataattagGGCAAAATTGACCGGGAAAATGTGGAGAAGGGTGTTTTTGCTATTTGTGTTTTATGACCGATGAAATGACGCTTTTACCTTTCGAATGCATCATGCTTAATTCACATGACTTAAGTTAACaaagaattgaattgaaaagCTTGAAATCTAACAGAAATGATGAAATAGGAGTTTGTAATGAGTTTaggaacttatatttataaaaaaaaataataataatttagggtctctttggtactctacttgaatccaaccttttaaacttaaaaataattttcaagttttaggccttccaaacttgtttggtaggacaattttcaaaaattgaactcaagaccaactcaaaaatatagtatatcctctaaaaacataaaaagtgagtttttagagtttttaaacttaaacttactcctttcttttctctccctcctcccctctcactccaaatatatctctctcttttattctttctctctcctctttttttacctttttcttctctcctcCAATCCGTTATCTTCATTCTCTatgttctttctctcactcctcttcctctctatctcgtccaatcctctctcttctttctcttttcttcaattatctattactttctttcctcctctctcctctttctccctcttttGCTACcccctctttttagatctctttgtctagtttaagttgtaagatttaaaatttttaaatctcaaaccaatcaagttttgagtcttaaagaaaattgttttcaagaaatattttgagaaatgataaaaaaatttaaataagatACCAAACTAACTTAATTTCACTCGAAAAAAATTTATAGACTAAATCGACAATTCAGCATATTTATCTCTTGGACTGTAACTGGACCACCAAGGAAAAGGCCCAAGACAAATAAAAAGCCCTAACGCATGCTGAAGGATAGTCTGCGGCCGGGGAAGGCACCATATATAAAAACCAACCAAAGTAACGAGGGTAAACGTCGGGCTGCTGAGGTGACAGAGattattagggttttagctCCTCCGTCCCCATTTCCAAAATGGTACGTTTCCTTTACCCTGCAAA contains the following coding sequences:
- the LOC137735536 gene encoding metacaspase-1-like, with the protein product MYNMLVNCCHCRTPLQLPPGADSIRCAICQGVTIIADSRGLHQPPASHAPPPPAPYSHAPSPTSPYCHAPPGPPPNVHGRKKAVICGISYKYSRHELKGCINDAKCMRYLLINKFQFPDDCIVMLTEEETHPSKIPNKYNIRMALHWLVQGCQPGDSLLFHYSGHGSQQRNYNGDEIDGFDETLCPLDFETQGMIVDDEINAAIVRPLPPGVKLHAIIDACHSGTVLDLPFLCRMDRGGRYVWEDHRPSSGMWKGSGGGEVISFSGCDDDQTSADTSALSKITSTGAMTFCFIQAIERGQASTYGSILNSMRSTIRSTGTGGGGGGGLGGGRLTSLLGGGGGGGGGGAVTSLVSMLLTGGSAAGGLKQEPQLTACEPFDVYTKPFSL